The stretch of DNA ACGACGCCGGGACCAAGCAGCCCACCGCCGTATGCGGGAGGCAGGTCGCCAACGCCGTGATCACTCTGGCCGGTGCCCGCAATGTCTTCGCCGACTGCGACGGCGACTACAAGCAGGTCGGCTGGGAGGATGTCATTTCCAGGAACCCGGACTGGATCCAGCTGGGCGTCCGTAACCGGGGCAGCGAGGCGGCGAACGAGAAGGCGTTCGACGAGGCGCGGAAGTGGCTCGAGTCGAACTCCGCCACCAAGGGCCTGAAGGCCGTCAAGGAAGGCCACTTCCTGCGCATCGGCTCCGAGCAGACCACCATCGCCGGCGTCGAGAACGCCGACACCGTCCAGCAGATCGCCAAGACCCTCTACCCGGGCAAGGTCGGCTGACCGTGCTCGACGTCACGGTGAGCGGAAAGGACACCGACGACGGCGCCACCGGCGCCCCCGCGCGCACGCGGCGTTCCGTGCCCGCCGGGCCGCTGGCGCTGCTCCTCGCGGTCGCGCTGCTCGCGGCCCTCACAGCGGCGGTCGCCTGGGGCTCCACGTCGATCCCGCCGGGCGAGGTGTGGAGCGTGGTCTGGCGCAGGCTGACCGGCCATGACCCCAGGCCCGGCACGAATGACCTGATCGTCTGGCAACTGCGCCTTCCTCGCGCCCTGTTGGCCGCGCTGGTGGGTGCCGGGCTCGGACTGGTCGGTACGGCGATGCAGGCTCTCGTCCGCAACCCGCTGGCCGACCCGTACTTCCTGGGCGTCTCCAACGGCGCCTCACTCGGCGCCGTCGCCGCCATCGTCCTGGGCCTCGGCACCGGGGGCGCTCTGGGTCTCGGCCTGTCCGCCGCCGCGTTCGCGGGAGCCGTGGCCACCTTCGCCCTCGTCTGGGCGGTGGCCCGGCGCGGCGGGGGATTCGCGCCGCTCAGACTGGTGCTCGCCGGGGTGGCCATCGGGCAGTTCCTGTCCGGCTTCACCAGCTACCTCGTCCTCCAGGCCGGGGACGAGCAGCAGACGCACAGTGTGCTGTTCTGGCTCATGGGCAGCCTGGGCGGCGCGAGCTGGCCCCTGCTGGCCGCCCCGGCGGTGGCCGTTCCGGCGGTCCTGCTGCTGCTCCAGGCCCGGGCCCGGGGGCTCAACGCGCTGCTGATGGGTGATGAGACGGCCGCCGGGCTCGGCATCGACGTCGTACGGCTGCGCCGTGAGCTGTTCGCGGTCACCAGCCTGCTCACCGGCGTCCTCGTCGCGGTCTCCGGGGCCATCGCCTTCGTCGCGCTCATGGTCCCCCACGTCTGCCGTCTGGTCGTCGGCGGTGACCACCGTCGCCTGCTGCCCGTGTCGGCGCTCTTCGGCGCGCTGCTGCTGGTGGTGGTCGACCTGGTGTGCCGCACGGCCATGGAGGCGCAGGAACTGCCGGTCGGGGTCGTCACCTCGCTGATCGGCGCTCCGGCGCTGCTGTATCTGCTGGACCGGCGGTTGGGGAGCGGGAGTTGAGGACCGGACGGAGGGCGGGAGACGCGGTCCTGCCCGAGGAAGTGGGAGCCGAGGACGGACCGGGGGAGCGTCGGTTGCGGATCGACATCGAGGACCTGAATGTCGCGTACGCCGGACGCACGGTGGTGGCCGGCGCCCACCTCATCGCGGCCGCGGGCGAGATCACCGGCCTGGTCGGGCCCAACGGCAGCGGCAAGTCCACGCTGCTGCGGACCGTGTACCGGCACCTGAAGCCCGTCGCCGGGCGCGTTCTGCTCCAGGGCACCGACATCCGCGAGCTGAGCCCCGCCCGCTCGGCCCGGCACATCGCCGCCCTTCCGCAGGAGCGCGGTGAGGACTTCGAGCTGACGGTGCGTGAGGTCGTCGCCATGGGGCGCACCCCCTACCAGCGGGCGTTCGCCGGGGAGGACGCCGCCGACCGGGACATGGTCGCCCGTGCCCTCGCCGATGTCGGCATGGCGGACCACTCCGCCCGCCGCTTCACCGAGCTGTCCGGCGGCGAACGTCAACGCGTGCTGCTGGCCCGCGCGTTCGCCCAGGCGACGGACGTCCTGGTCCTGGACGAACCGACGAACCACCTCGACATCCGCCACCAGGTCGAACTGCTCGCCCTGCTGCGCGGCCACCGTCGTACGACCCTGGTCTCGCTGCACGACCTCAATGCCGCCGCTTCGGTGTGCGACCGGCTCCACGTCCTGCACGAGGGCCGCGTGGTCGCCTCCGGCGCACCCCGCGACGTGCTGCGACCGGCCCTGCTGGCCGAGGTGTTCGGCGTGCGCGCGGCCGTGGTCGAGCACCCGCTGACCGGGGACCCGCTGATCGCCTTCGACCACCGGGAGGGCGCATGACGGACGACGCTTCCGGTGCGGAGCGGCGCGGGGACGTGCCGGAACGGCCCGGGGACGTGCCGAAGCGGCGCGGGGACGTACCCGAAGTCCACGACCGCTGGCTCCTGGTGTCCGTGGCGGGCGTCCTGTCGTTCGTGGCGATGCTCGACATGAACATCGTGAACGTGGCGCTCGCGGACATCTCCGAGGGCCTGGGGGTGTCGGCCGCGACGGCGCAGTGGGCGGTCCTGGGCTATCAACTCCCCGTCGTCGCCCTGCTGTTGCCCGTCAGCCACTGGCTCGACGACATGAGTGTCCGCCCCGCGCTGCTGGCCGCGACCGCCGGCTTCGGACTGTGCGGCGCGCTCGCCGCCGCGTCCCCCTGGGCGTTCTGGCTGATCGCCGCCCGGATCGGACAGGGCGCGTGCGGCGCCGTGCTGTTCGTGCTGATGCCGGTGCTTGCGGTCCGCTCCGTGCGGCCGGAGCTGCGCGGGCGCGCGATGAGCGTGCCGGCGACCCTCGGCCCCCTGGGCGCCGTCGTCGGACCGGCGGTCGGAGGGCTGCTCCTGGACCATCTGTGCTGGCGCTGGATCTTCCTGGTCAAGATCCCGCTCTGCCTGGTGGCGCTGGCGGTGGTGTGGCGGGCGATGCCCCGGGGCGGGCGCCTGCGCGGCCCTGACCGGCGCTCCCTTGTCGATACGGCCCTGGTGGCCACTGGAGTAACGATCCTGCTGCTGTCCCTGACCCTGGGCTCCGACGCGCCCGCCTGGCTCGCCCTCGTCCTCGTCGCCGTACCGCCGCTGTGGTGGTGGCTGCGGGGCCCGGGCGGCCGTCCGGTGACCGGGCTGCTGCGGGCCGCGGGGCTGCTGCGGGTGCACGGCGCGGTGCTGGCGCTGGCGGTGGGCTTCGCCGCCATGCACTACGTGGTCGCCCTGCGCCTCCAGCGCGACGAGGACGTCAGCGCGACCACCACGGGCCTGACCGTGCTCGCCTTCCCCCTCGGCATGGGGCTGGCGGGCCCCCTCGGCGGACGGCTCGCCGACCGCTACGGTGCCAGGCCCGTCGCGGTCACCGGTGCCGCCCTCACCGCCACCGGACTGCTGCTGCTCGTCCTGCCGGGCGACGGCTGGTCCCCGCCCGAGGTGGCCTGGCGGCTGGTCCTGGCCGGAATCGGCATGGGGCTGACCGGAGGACCCACCCAGGCCCTGGTCATGGGCGCCGCTCCACCGGGTCGCGCCGCCACGGTCGGCTCCACGGTTCAGCTCGCCCGCAGCCTCGGCTTCACCCTCGGCCCGGCTCTGGCCACGGCGGCCTGGAGGCTGACGGGCCCGGACGGCGGCGCACGGACCGGCCTGGCGCTGGCCGCCACCGCCGCCTGCCTCGCCGTGCCACTGCTCGCCCTGCCCGCCCGGGGCCCGGCGAACCTCCCCGGGAGCGCCACCGACGCGGCACCCGCCGCACCCCGCTGAGCCATCGATCCCCAGCCCTCACCGAGGAGTCGTACCCATGTGCGGAATCACCGGCTGGGTGTCCTTCCACCAGGACGCCCGCACCCAGGCCCCGGTCATCGAAGCCATGACCGCCACGCTCACCCCGCGCGGGCCCGACGCGGGCGGAGTCTGGCTCGGCGAGCACGCCGCGATCGGCCACCGCCGCCTGGCCGTCATCGACATCGAAGGCGGCGTACAGCCGATGACCGACCGGCCGGAAGCCCCGACGAGCGTCCTCACCTACAGCGGTGAGATCTACAACCACCATGAGCTCCGCGCCCGACTGAGGAACCTGGGCCACGAGTTCCGCACCCACAGTGACACCGAGGTGGTGTTGCGCGCCTACGCCGAGTGGGGCGAGGCGGTGGCCGACCACCTGGACGGCATGTTCGCGTTCGCGGTGTGGGACGAGCGGAGGCGGCGGCTGCTCCTGGTCCGCGACCGGCTGGGCGTCAAGCCCCTGTTCTGGGCGGCCGTCGACGGCGGACTGGCCTTCGCCTCCGAACCCAAGGCGCTCTTCGCCCACCCCGAGATACGGCCGCGGGTGGACGCGGACGGGCTGCGCGAGGCGTACAGCCTGCTGTTCAACACCGGTCCGACGGTGTGGTCGGGCGTGCGGGAGGTCGAGCCCGGCGGCCTGCTCCTCCTGGACCGGCACGGCATCCGCGAACGCCGCTACTGGCGGCTGGAGGCCGGCGCCCACCCGGACGACCGGGACGCGACCGTCGCCCGCGTGCACGACCTGGTGAGCACCGCCGCCCGCGCCCAGCTGGAGGCCGACGTCCCCCTCTGCTCCCTGATGTCCGGCGGCCTCGACTCCACCGTCCTGACCGCCCTGCTCGCCGACGAACTGCGCCTGCGCGAGGGCCCCGACGCCCGCATCCGCTCCTACGCCGTCGACTACAGCGACCAGGCCGAGAGCTTCACCGGCGACGTCCTGCGCACCGGCCACGACACCCCGTACGCCACGGAAGCGGGCGCGTTCATCGGCACCGATCACAGCACGGTCGTACTGGACCCGCGTGCCCTGCTCGACCCCGAGCACCGCAAGGCCGTGGTCGTGGCCCGCGACTCGCCGATCGGCGTCGGCGACATGGACACCTCCCTCTACCTCCTCCTCGGGGAGATCCGGGAACACTCCACCGTCGCCGTGTCCGGTGAGGCCGCCGACGAGGTCTTCGGCGGCTACCCCTGGTTCCACGACCCCAAGGCGCTCGCCGCGCCCACCTTCCCCTGGCTGCTGGTGACCGGCGACGAGGCCGCCATGCCGCTCAACCCCGAACTCGACCTGCGCATCGGCGAGTTCCGCGACGACACCTACCGCGGCGCCCTGGCCGCCGTACCGCACACCGAAGACGAGTCGGAGACCGAGCACCGGCAACGCGAGATGCAGTACCTGTCGCTCACCCGCTGGCTGCGCCAGCTCCTGCACCGCAAGGACCGGCTGAGCATGGCACAGGGCCTGGAAGTGCGCGTCCCCTACTGCGACCACCGGCTCGTCGAGTACGCCTTCACCTCCCCATGGGCGCTGAAGAGCTTCGACGGCCGGGAGAAGAGCCTGCTGCGCGCGGCCGGCACCGGCCTGGCCCCCGAGTCGGTGCTGCACCGGCCCAAGAACCACTACCCGGCCACCCACCACCCCGACTACAACCGCGGCCTCCAGGACATGGCCCGCGACGCGCTCGCCGACGACCGGGTCCGCTCCCTCGCCGACGAGACCCGCATCAAGCCCTGCCTCGACACCGCGCCCGATCAACTCCGATGGGGCCACCGGCTCCGCCTCGAACGCGTCGTCGACCTCGCCCTCTGGCTCGACCACCACCAGCCCGACCTCGCCCTCTGAGGAGCGCCCCCGCATGACCCTCCAGGAGCCCCTGCCCGCCATGGACGCGCACGGCCCACACGACGAACCCCTGCCCGACCCGGTCCCGCTCATGGGCTGCCCGTACAAGGCCAATCCCTATCCGCTGTACGAGCGGATGCGTGCGAGCGGCCCCGTCCATCGCGTCCTGTTCCCCAGCGGTGTCCACGCCTGGCTCGTCACCGGTTACCAGGCCGCCCACGCCGCGCTGAACGACGACCGCCTGGGCAAGAACCACGACCGCGGCAACGACCACTGGCGCGCCCGTGCCTCGATCATGCCCGAGCCGCTCCACTCCCAGCTCCAGGTGCACCTCCTGCACCAGGACCCGCCCCACCACACCCGCATGCGGCGCTTCGTCACCGACGCCTTCACCCCGCGCCGTATCGAGCGGCTGAGGCCCCGGTTCCAGGAACTGGCCGGCGCCCTCGTCGACGCCCTCCCGGACACCGGTCCCACGGACCTCGTCACCGGCTTCGCCGCCCCCTTTCCGTTCCGGGTCCTCGCCGAAGTCATCGGCCTGCCATCCGAGTTGACCGCCCGCTTCGACCGCGACTGGGGCAAGGTCGTCCAGCCGGTGGGCCCCACCGACCCCGGACGCCCGCTGTACGAGGCCCGTCTGCACGGACTACAGGGCTACATCGCGGACGTCGTCGCCCACAAGCGCGAACACCGGGAGGACGACCTGCTCAGCAGCCTCGTCGAGGCCCGCGACCGCCGAGAGCTGTCGCAGGAGGAGCTGGACTCGATGATCTTCCAGCTCCTGGTGGCCGGCCAGGAGCCGGTCACCAATCAGATCACCACCTCCCTGATCGCCCTCTTCCGCCACCCCGCCGAGCTCGCCCGGCTGCGCGACGACCCGGACCTGACGCCCCGCGCGGTCGACGAACTCCTCCGCCACGACAGCGCCTTCGAGCTGACCACATGGCGCTTCCTCGACCAGGACGGCGACCTGCACGGTACGAGGATCCCGGCCGGCGACTCGGTGATCATCTCGCTGTGCGCCGCCAACCGCGACCCGCGCCGCTTCCCCGACCCCGACGCACTCGCCCTCGACCGCTCGCCCAACCCCCATCTGGCCTTCGGCCACGGCATCCACTTCTGTCCCGGAGCCGCCCTCGCCCGCGCCGAGCTCCAGATCGCCCTGGACACCCTCCTGGGCCGCCTGCCCGGACTGCGCCTGGCCATCGACGACGCGGACATCGCGTGGATCCCGGCGGTCCTCGGACGGGGCACCAACCACCTGCCCGTCGGCTACGACCGGCGCATATGACCCACCGCTCCACGAGCGGCATCAGCGCCGCCATCCTCAACCTGCTCCTGCCGCACCACCGCACGACCGGGCCTTCGCCCGGGGGAGCGGTGGCCTTCCCGCACCAACTGCGCCAGATCGCCGGCTTCGTACGCGCCGGAGAACCCGTGGTCTTCACCCTGCCCGGCTTCCCCTGCAAGTCCCCCAACCCCGCCAAGGTGCTCGGCCACCTCCCCGACCAGGGCGAACGCCTCTCCCTCGACTTCCTGAACACCCTGTGCGAGGAGATCGAGCGGATCCACCCGCCGGGCGCCCGCGTGATCATCTGCTCCGACGGCCATGTCTTCGGCGACCTGATCCGCGTCCCGGACGACCACATCGACGCCTACGCGGACGCACTCGGACACCTCATACAGGAGGCGGGCCTGCACCGCCTCTCCGTCTTCGACCTGCGCGATGTGCTGGGTGACCTGCCCCACGGCGCCAAGCGCGCCCGGGTGCACCAGGGTTACGCCCCCACCCTGGAGGCGCTGCGGGCGGAGGTCCGCTCCGAGGGCCACACCCTGGCCCTGTACCGGGGCATCACCCGATTCCTCGTCGACGACACCGCCGACTTCACCGGCACCCGCTCCGCCCTCCAGCGCGAGTGCCGCCAACGCGCGTACGGCGTCATTCAGCGCAGTCGCGCCTGGGGAGATCTGATCGCCGAGCACCACCCTCGCGCCGTCCGGTTGTCCATTCACCCCCAGCCCATCGGCGCCCCGAAGTTCGGCATCCGCCTCCTCGACGCTCCCGACGTCTGGACCACCCCCTGGCACTCCGCCGCCCTGCGCCGCGCCGACGGCACCTGGACCCTCCTGCCCCGCACCCGCGCGCGGCAGCTCGGCCGTCTCGTCCACCGGCACGGCAGACCGAGCCATTACGAACAGGGCTGAGCCCGTGCCCCGCTGTGGCACGCGTCACCACGAGGCATCGGAACTCGGGTGTCGGCCGTTCCGACTCCTCTACCGGTGCGGCTGGACTGGCTGAGGCCGTACGAAGCGATCGGAGTTTCCTCACATGGAGCAGAATCACCGACCCGCCCGCCGCCGGGCGGCCGCGTCGCTGTCCGGAGCATTGCCCCCGCCGGCGCTGTGCGGCTTCCTCCTGCTGCTCGTGGTGGTGTTCGCCGCTTCCTACGCCGTCGGCACGAGCGTCGGGCCCGTCGCCCCCGGCATGCACCGCACCGGCACGACACAGGACGGCTCAGGCGGCGGTCACGACGGCGGCGGCATGGAGATGGACGGCATGGGCACGGACCACGGAAGCGGGCGCTGATGGCCGCCGAATCGACTTCCCGGACGGTCGTGACCGACCTCTCCGTCGGCGGAATGACCTGTGCGGCCTGTGTGCGGCGCGTCGAGAAGAAGCTGGCCAGGCTGGACGGGGTCACGGCGACGGTGAACCTCGCCACCGGCCGGGCCCGGGTGAACCACCCGCCCGGCGTCGGCCCGGACCAGCTGGTCGCGGCCGTCGAGCAGGCCGGCTATTCCGCCGTGCTCCCCGAGCCGCCCAGGAAGCGACGGCGCGAGGACGGGGATGGAGGGGACGAAGCGGAGGACGCCCGGCAGGAGCGCGACCGGCTGGTGGTCACGGCCCTGCTCGCGGTGCCGGTGCTGGTCCTGTCGATGGTTCCCGGTACGCAGTTCCGCAACTGGCAGTGGCTGTGCTTCGTACTCGCCGCGCCCGTCGTCGTCTGGGGAGCCTGGCCCTTCCACCTGCGGGCGGCGCGCGGACTGCGACACTCGGCGGCGACCATGGACACCCTGGTGTCGCTGGGAGTCGCGGCTTCCTTCGCCTGGTCCTCCTACGCGCTGTTCCTCGGCGGCGCCGGCGCCCCCGGCATGCGGATGCCGTTCAGCCTGGTGCCCACCGCCTCGGACGGCGTCGCCCACATCTATCTGGAGGCCGCCGTCGGCGTACCGCTGTTCGTCCTGGCGGGCCGCTACCTGGAGGCACGGGCCCGGCGGGGAACCGGCGCGGCACTGCGCTCACTGGCCCGGCTGGCCGCCAAGGAGGTCTCGGTACGCGACGGCGACGGCGAGCGCCTGATCCCGATCGGACAACTGCGGGTCGGTCAGGTCTTCGTCGTCCGGCCCGGGGAGCGCCTCGCCACCGACGGCACGGTCGTGGAGGGCGGCTCGGCCCTCGATCTCTCCCTGGTGACCGGGGAGAGCGAGCCGGTGGAGGTCGGCCCCGGCGCGCCGGTGATCGGCGGTGCCGTCAACGCCGGAGGGCTGATTCTCGTACGGGCCACCGCGGTGGGAGCCGACACGCAACTGTCCCGTATCACCCGGCTGGTGACCGAGGCCCAGGCGGGCAAGGCACGGGCGCAGCGGCTCGCCGACAAGGTCGCGGGGGTCTTCGTCCCCGTCGTGCTCGCCCTGGCCGTCACGGTGCTCGGATTCTGGCTCGGGGCCGGCGCCGAGCCGCAGGCGGCGATCACCGCGTCCGTGGCCGTCCTGGTCGTGGCGTGCCCCTGTGCGCTGGGCCTGGCGACCCCCACCGCGCTGATGGCGGCGACCGGCCGGGGCGCCCAACTCGGCGTCCTGGTCAGCGGGGCACGGGCGCTGGAGGGACTGCGGCACCTCGATGCCGTGGTGCTCGACAAGACCGGCACTCTCACCTCCGGGCATATGAGCGTCGCCCGGGTCACGGCCGTGCCGGGCGGACTCGGCGAGGAGCGAGTGGTCCGGCTGGCGGGCGCGGTCGAACAGGGATCGGAACATCCGCTGGGGCGTGCCATCACCGCGTATGCCCGGCGAACCGTTCCCGGGGAGCCGCTTCCGGCCGTGGCCGACTTCCTCGCGCTGCCGGGGAGGGGCGTCCGCGGGCGGGTGGCGGGACGGCTGGTCGAGGTCCTGGCCCCGGACGACGTGGTGCCGCCCACCCTGGCCCAGGCGCTGCCGGCCGGCGGGACCGCCGCCCGCACCCCGGTCGTGGTCCGCGTCGACGGCGAGCCCGAGGCACTGATCGAGCTCGGGGACGTCCTGCGACCGGGAAGTTACCGGGCCGTGGACCGGCTCCGCCGCCTGGGGGTGCGACCGGTGCTCGCCACCGGCGACCGGGAGGCACCCGCCCACGCCGTCGCAGCCGACCTCCGCATCGAGGAGGTGCACGCCCGCTGTACCCCGGAGGACAAGGCCGCTCTCGTCCGCGAGCTGCGGGAGCAGGGCTGCCGGGTCGCCGTCGTCGGCGACGGTGTCAACGACGCGGCCGCCCTGGCCGGCGCCGACCTCGGCATCGCCATGGGCACGGGCACGGACGTGGCGATCGGGGCGGCCGACGTGACCCTGGTACGCGGTGACATCGAGACCCTGGCGGACGCGGTCGGCCTCGCCCGCAGTGCGCTGGGCACGATCCGGGCCAACCTGCTCTGGGCGTTCGGCTACAACGTCGTGACGGTGCCGCTGGCCATGGTCGGACTGCTCAACCCCATGTTGGCCGCGGCCGCGATGTCGGTCAGCTCGCTGCTCGTGGTCGGCAACAGCCTGCGGCTGCGTGTCTGGCAGCCGTCACCGACGGGCAGACGCCGGCAGCCGTCACCGACCGGCGGACCGACCGGCGGACGCCCTTCCCGGCCCGCCGCCCGGACGCCACTGTGATGCCCCTGTTCGCCGCTTGTGGACCGCCTGCCCGCGACCGCGGCCCGACACCGAGGTGGAGACCAGCCCGATGACGAACCCCTCCTGGACGCCCAGCCACCGTCGCCTCACGGACTCCCTGCGGGCCGCGGTCGCTCCGGCCTGCGCCTGTGTCCTGGCGCTGGGTGGCCTCGCCGTGTGGACCGCCGCGGGCAACGCGGGCAGTCCTCCGCGTATCGACGTCACCGGCGCACGGCTCTTCCTCCCCGCCCCGGGAGTGCCGCGGACCGCCGCGTTCTTCCGGATCACCAACACCGGCGGTGTGCGGGACCGGTTGGTCGAGGTGACGTCCTCCGCGGTCACCGGGGAGGTCTCGCTCAGCCGCCACCGGATGACCGGGCGGGGATCGGCCTACCCGCAGGCCGCGGAGTCCCTGCCGGTTCCGGCGGGCGGCTCGCTCGACATGTCACCGTTCACCAGCGATGTGACCGTCCCGGCCACGGCCCGCTGGCGGGCCGGAGACCTGGTGCCCTTCACCCTCCGTTTCGAACACAGCGGACGTGTCGAGACCAACGCCGTCGTCGTGCGGCCCGGCGAGGGCTGAGTGAGCCTGACCGCGTCCCGTCCGCTGGTCGCCGTCGTGGGCGAGGCCACCGAGCGGCCCTGCCGTAGGCCTTCGGACCACACATCCGCATCGGCCCGCGGGAGGTGATACGCGCCGGTCCGCGGGTCTCGCCCCGGTCACCTCCAGGGCGACCTGCCGTGGGCCGCCGAAGAACCCCGCCCGCGGTTTTTCCTTCCGCTGGGCAGAAAACCGGCTTCCGGGTGTCTCTGGCGCACTTTACGGTGCGGTCGCGCTGCGCTTCCGCAGCGCGCACCCGCGCCGCATCCTGGAGGTACATCGATGCGTCCAACCCGCCGTCGCTCCAGATCGACTTCCCCGTTACGGTCCCGATCCCGCCTCGTGGCCGTGCTGATCGTGCTGGCGACCACCCTCACCTCGGCGCTGTTGACCGTCTCCGTCACACCCTCCGCGGCCGCCGAGCGGCCGTCCCGGAGCATGCCCGCGGTCGGCTCGCCCACCGAGAACGCTTCCGTCCCCGCGGCGGTCCCGGATCCGACGACCGCTTCGCTCGAGGCCACGAACGGGCCGCTGGCCACCGCCGCTTACACCGTTCCCAATCCGAACGGGTACGGGTCCGGCACGATCACGTACCCGACGGCCGGCGGCTCGTACCCGGGCGTCGTGCTGATGCCGGGCTATCAAGGCACCCAGCAGAACCTACAGTGGCTCGCGCCCCGCCTCGCTTCCTGGGGCTTCGTCGTCATCAACGTCGGCACCCTTACGCTGGGCGACGATCCCGCGTCGCGCGGTCGTCAGATCAGCGCCGCCGGCACCCAGCTGCTCTCGCTCGGCTCCGCCGTCGGCAACCCGATCTACGGGAAGGTCAATGGCACGCTCGGCGCGGCCGGTCACTCGATGGGCGGCGGCGGTGTGATGGTGGCGCTCCGGGACGACTCCCGCTTCAAGGCGGGCGTGCCCCTGGCCCCGTACAACCCCAGCCAGAACTTCTCCGGAGTCACCGACCCGACCTTCTTCATGACCTGTCAGAGCGACCCCGTCGCCCACGCCAACACCTACGCTCTGCCCTGGTACAACTCCATGACCCGGGCCGAGAAGCTCTTCGTCGAGGTTCCCGGCGACCATCTCTGCCCGATGACCGGCTACGGCAACAAGGCCAAGCAGGGCAAGTGGATCGTGTCGTTCTTCAGCCGCTGGCTGTACGGCGACACCCGCTTCAGCCCGTTCCTGTGCGGTGCCGCGCGGGAAGCGGACAAGAACAACCCCTCCCTGGTCACGCGCTGGCAGGACACCTGTCCGTTCTGAGCGGATCCTCGTAGGGCCCCTGGGGAGGGCTCCTGCGGTCCGCCGCGGGAGCCCTTCTCACGAGCCCGTCCATGCCCACTCCGCGTGCGGCACCCCTTGGAGGCGTCGGCTCACGCGCCGTTCTGCCGACGGGACAACGCGCGGGAGATGGTCCGGCCGGTGGCCATGACCACGGGCGCGAGCGCGCACTCCCCGGCACCAGAGGTCCCCGGGACGACGGACACGGCGGCGACGACCCCGCCCGTCGCGTCCCGCACGGGGGCCGCGGCCGACACCGTGCCCCCGGGGCCGGGCCACCGGCCGTTCACCGCGAAGCCCGCCCCCTCCACCTCGGCGAGCACGTGACGCAGGCCGGTCGCCAGGGCGTGGTGGACCAGATAGCGCTCTCGGACGGTGGACCCCGCGTACGCGAGGAGCACCAGGCCGTCACCGGTGGTGTGCGCCGGGCGCCGGCCGCCGACCGGTTCGCCTGCTCCGCCGGTGTCCGGGGCGCCGATCCGCTCCACGAGCACTGTCTCCATGCCGTCCAGCACCGCCAGCCGAACCTGCTGCCGCCCGGTCTTCCGGTACAGGCCGAGGAGGAAGGGCATCGCCACGTCTCTCAGCTCCAGCCAACGTGGGGCCATTGCCGCGACCGCCCACAAGTGCAGACCGATCTCGTAGCGGCCGTTCCGGTGCCGTTCGAGTGCGCCCCAGGACAACAGCTCGCCGACAAGCCGGTGCGTAGTGGCCAGCGGCATCCCGGTTCGCCGGCTGATGTCCGTAAGAGTCAGCCGACGGCGTTCCCCCGCGAACGCGTCCAGCACGCTGAGAACCCGGCCGGCCACCGAGCGGGGGGCCGGTTCCTTCCCGGCGGGCGCGCCGCTGGGCGGAGGTGGAGGCGGCGCTGAACGCATCGGGGAATCCTTTCGGCGGAT from Streptomyces asiaticus encodes:
- a CDS encoding FecCD family ABC transporter permease yields the protein MSGKDTDDGATGAPARTRRSVPAGPLALLLAVALLAALTAAVAWGSTSIPPGEVWSVVWRRLTGHDPRPGTNDLIVWQLRLPRALLAALVGAGLGLVGTAMQALVRNPLADPYFLGVSNGASLGAVAAIVLGLGTGGALGLGLSAAAFAGAVATFALVWAVARRGGGFAPLRLVLAGVAIGQFLSGFTSYLVLQAGDEQQTHSVLFWLMGSLGGASWPLLAAPAVAVPAVLLLLQARARGLNALLMGDETAAGLGIDVVRLRRELFAVTSLLTGVLVAVSGAIAFVALMVPHVCRLVVGGDHRRLLPVSALFGALLLVVVDLVCRTAMEAQELPVGVVTSLIGAPALLYLLDRRLGSGS
- a CDS encoding MFS transporter, whose translation is MTDDASGAERRGDVPERPGDVPKRRGDVPEVHDRWLLVSVAGVLSFVAMLDMNIVNVALADISEGLGVSAATAQWAVLGYQLPVVALLLPVSHWLDDMSVRPALLAATAGFGLCGALAAASPWAFWLIAARIGQGACGAVLFVLMPVLAVRSVRPELRGRAMSVPATLGPLGAVVGPAVGGLLLDHLCWRWIFLVKIPLCLVALAVVWRAMPRGGRLRGPDRRSLVDTALVATGVTILLLSLTLGSDAPAWLALVLVAVPPLWWWLRGPGGRPVTGLLRAAGLLRVHGAVLALAVGFAAMHYVVALRLQRDEDVSATTTGLTVLAFPLGMGLAGPLGGRLADRYGARPVAVTGAALTATGLLLLVLPGDGWSPPEVAWRLVLAGIGMGLTGGPTQALVMGAAPPGRAATVGSTVQLARSLGFTLGPALATAAWRLTGPDGGARTGLALAATAACLAVPLLALPARGPANLPGSATDAAPAAPR
- a CDS encoding ABC transporter ATP-binding protein, which translates into the protein MRIDIEDLNVAYAGRTVVAGAHLIAAAGEITGLVGPNGSGKSTLLRTVYRHLKPVAGRVLLQGTDIRELSPARSARHIAALPQERGEDFELTVREVVAMGRTPYQRAFAGEDAADRDMVARALADVGMADHSARRFTELSGGERQRVLLARAFAQATDVLVLDEPTNHLDIRHQVELLALLRGHRRTTLVSLHDLNAAASVCDRLHVLHEGRVVASGAPRDVLRPALLAEVFGVRAAVVEHPLTGDPLIAFDHREGA
- a CDS encoding L-tyrosine/L-tryptophan isonitrile synthase family protein, which codes for MTHRSTSGISAAILNLLLPHHRTTGPSPGGAVAFPHQLRQIAGFVRAGEPVVFTLPGFPCKSPNPAKVLGHLPDQGERLSLDFLNTLCEEIERIHPPGARVIICSDGHVFGDLIRVPDDHIDAYADALGHLIQEAGLHRLSVFDLRDVLGDLPHGAKRARVHQGYAPTLEALRAEVRSEGHTLALYRGITRFLVDDTADFTGTRSALQRECRQRAYGVIQRSRAWGDLIAEHHPRAVRLSIHPQPIGAPKFGIRLLDAPDVWTTPWHSAALRRADGTWTLLPRTRARQLGRLVHRHGRPSHYEQG
- the asnB gene encoding asparagine synthase (glutamine-hydrolyzing) — its product is MCGITGWVSFHQDARTQAPVIEAMTATLTPRGPDAGGVWLGEHAAIGHRRLAVIDIEGGVQPMTDRPEAPTSVLTYSGEIYNHHELRARLRNLGHEFRTHSDTEVVLRAYAEWGEAVADHLDGMFAFAVWDERRRRLLLVRDRLGVKPLFWAAVDGGLAFASEPKALFAHPEIRPRVDADGLREAYSLLFNTGPTVWSGVREVEPGGLLLLDRHGIRERRYWRLEAGAHPDDRDATVARVHDLVSTAARAQLEADVPLCSLMSGGLDSTVLTALLADELRLREGPDARIRSYAVDYSDQAESFTGDVLRTGHDTPYATEAGAFIGTDHSTVVLDPRALLDPEHRKAVVVARDSPIGVGDMDTSLYLLLGEIREHSTVAVSGEAADEVFGGYPWFHDPKALAAPTFPWLLVTGDEAAMPLNPELDLRIGEFRDDTYRGALAAVPHTEDESETEHRQREMQYLSLTRWLRQLLHRKDRLSMAQGLEVRVPYCDHRLVEYAFTSPWALKSFDGREKSLLRAAGTGLAPESVLHRPKNHYPATHHPDYNRGLQDMARDALADDRVRSLADETRIKPCLDTAPDQLRWGHRLRLERVVDLALWLDHHQPDLAL
- a CDS encoding cytochrome P450 family protein — translated: MTLQEPLPAMDAHGPHDEPLPDPVPLMGCPYKANPYPLYERMRASGPVHRVLFPSGVHAWLVTGYQAAHAALNDDRLGKNHDRGNDHWRARASIMPEPLHSQLQVHLLHQDPPHHTRMRRFVTDAFTPRRIERLRPRFQELAGALVDALPDTGPTDLVTGFAAPFPFRVLAEVIGLPSELTARFDRDWGKVVQPVGPTDPGRPLYEARLHGLQGYIADVVAHKREHREDDLLSSLVEARDRRELSQEELDSMIFQLLVAGQEPVTNQITTSLIALFRHPAELARLRDDPDLTPRAVDELLRHDSAFELTTWRFLDQDGDLHGTRIPAGDSVIISLCAANRDPRRFPDPDALALDRSPNPHLAFGHGIHFCPGAALARAELQIALDTLLGRLPGLRLAIDDADIAWIPAVLGRGTNHLPVGYDRRI